The following DNA comes from Desulfitibacter alkalitolerans DSM 16504.
GTCCCCCCGGTTTTATTTTTCAGGGGTTCACCAGATGGGAGCTTTATATCAGGGGCAATTTCCAGCAGGGGCACCAGTACGAAATCCCTTTCTGTTAACCCTATATGGGGAATGGTCAAATCCCTGGTGTTTATTACCTCATCCCCATAAAGCAGGATGTCAATATCAATTGTCCTTGGACCCCATCTAATGGTACGAACCCTGTCTAAATCCTTCTCAATTGCCATTATAACCTCTAAAAGCTTAGCTGGCATTATAGTTGTTTCTATCTTGATAACCATATTTAAAAACTTGTTCTGTTCAACACCACCAAAGGGTTCCGTTTCATATACAGAAGATATACCTGTAACTGTTATCTCCGGAATATTTTCCAGGGCGTTGATTGCTTTTTCCAGATACTCTTTTCTATTACCCACATTAGAGCCAAGCCCCAGGAATACTTGTGTGGTCATGGTTTTTCTCTCTCCATCTCTACAGCCATGTAGTTAAATTTGCCCTTTATAGGGGCTTGTGGTTTCTTAACTCTAACCAGAGTCCTAGTTACTCTTTCTTCCTCAAGTACTACATCTACGATGTTTTTTGCAACAGCTTCAAT
Coding sequences within:
- the folK gene encoding 2-amino-4-hydroxy-6-hydroxymethyldihydropteridine diphosphokinase, producing the protein MTTQVFLGLGSNVGNRKEYLEKAINALENIPEITVTGISSVYETEPFGGVEQNKFLNMVIKIETTIMPAKLLEVIMAIEKDLDRVRTIRWGPRTIDIDILLYGDEVINTRDLTIPHIGLTERDFVLVPLLEIAPDIKLPSGEPLKNKTGGTVLLADEYNL